Within Chiloscyllium punctatum isolate Juve2018m chromosome 20, sChiPun1.3, whole genome shotgun sequence, the genomic segment TTGCAGGGGATCGAGCCCACTTGCTTCCTCTCTGCAATCTGGGACACAACCCACATAAAATGGTATCCTACTACAAGGGTGGGTCATCAGCCCCTCAATATCTCTGAAGCCACAACAGATCTTATTTCATTTCTTTGAATGGTATCTTTCAGTACAAAGTGTTGCCATCTGAAGATTCCTTAAAACTCTGGGTACAATGTTACATGCTTTCTTTCCTCAGTGTATTCCATACAGTGATTGGCTAACATGGATGGGATTGTCCTTTAAAAAATAAATATAAACTGTATTTAAAACTTCAATGTATTTGCAAGTAATCTGGGTTATGATCCATTGTTATGACAATATCAAGAACCAATTGATCACACTGGAGCAGCTAATTCTATGGAATCTGACAACTTCCTATTTCTTGTTCTGAGGAATTTTCTCCAGAACTGGCTGTGCCTCTAACCAAGTTTAGTACCAACACTGACATTACCCAACAAACTGGAAAAATGTTTTGGTAAATCCTGTCCACAAAAAGGATAAATTAATCAATGACtgccttcatgtcatcagcaaaatgaTTTAAGATCCAAAAACATTGCTATCAAGCAAATCCCACTCATTAATAACCTTGTCAATACTCATTTCATCAGAAAGTACCACTTAGCTACAACCTCATCATAACATTGGTACAAATATGATCAAAATTCCAAAGATGAGGTAAAACTGCAAAATTGGAGTCATTGGGGATAAGGGAACGTTTCTTGGTTGTGTCAACCAGCACAAAGGAAGAAATTTGTGATTGAAAGATTGAAGATCAGCCTAGGACATCAGTGCAGTAGTTTCTCAGGTAGCATCCTTGACCCAATCAtcctcaactgcttcatcaatgaccatcaCTTAATCAAGATCAAAAGTACAATGTTCACAATGTCCAGACATATTTGTAAGTTttcagataatgaagcagtctCTGCCTGCATGcaaaaacctggacaacattctgGTTTGGGTTAATGTTGGCATTTCACACTGGTGCCATACAAATGACAAAATGATCAGCAACAACACAGAattacagcacgaaaacagaccctttagtccaactccatgccaaccaaatatcctaaattaatctagtcccatttgtcagaatttggtccaaatccctctaaacccttcctattcatatacctatccagatgccttttaaatgttgttattgtagtagcttccaccacatcccctggcaactcattccatacatgcaccattccctgcgtgaaaagttgccccttagatccctttttaaTTCTTGCCCCCccccaccttaaatctatgtcctctacttTTAGACACCCCTACCCAAGGGAaaacaccttggctattcaccctatccatgccactcatgatcttataaaccattataaggtcacccctcaacctctaactctccagggaaaataaccttaGCCTATTTCgcctctccctacagttcaaaccctccaactctggcaacatccctgtaaatcttccttcctgtagcaggaagaccagaattgcttgcaatataccaatagcggcctaaccaatgtcctgtacagccgcaacatgatcttccaactcctatattcaatgcactgacgaaTGAAGGCAAGTAttacaaacaccttcttcactattctactacctgtgactctgctttccaggaactatgaacctgcactccagggtctctttgttcagcaacatgccccaggaccttaccattagtgtATAAATCCAGCCCTGATTtatctttccaaaatgtagcttctcacatttatctaaattaaactccatctaccactcttctGTCCATTGTCCCAGCTGaataagatcccattgtactcagaggtaaccttcttcgctgtactGCAGCGTTCCCTTCTTGAACTAAATATTTTTAATTCCATGACCTTCTCGCACAGGAGACTTCTAGtgccttccaaagatacacaaagTCAAAACACCTGTATGTCCCAATAcatcaggcaatgggaccctgtgtgagaacttCTCTGGCCATGTTcagggcatcttgaaacccattgtgcAAGGAACCTCCAGCTTCTGTCATGACACTACAGATTTTTTACAGAAACCCAGCACTCACAAACCAGTTGAACCAGAAACATTCCTTGTCACAATGAACATTTCGCTACTCTACACCGCATCCCCAAAGAGGACACCATCACGGCAACATCCTCACTACTCAATACCAAAACTGCCAATTTCCAGAtgccatcctacaactcatctgcttcatcCTCCATCACAATGTCTTCAACAACCAGTTATTTATCCAAATATACGGACAGCCAGACAGACCAattttgcaccccaatatgccaataGTTTTATGTGCAAGTTCAAGCAGGACCTCGGAACAATGCTACACACCAGgtatattgatgacattttcttcctttggAATCATGATGAGGAATCACCAAAATGACTACATTGCAATATCAACAAGTTTTATCCCATCTATTACAGGCCACACCCCAtcaaacattttaagaaggtaacCCAGAACCTTTCCAATTGTTTTATGCAGATGTAAGGTGAATATTTCAGGAGCGGCGCAGCTAGTCAAACCACTCTGTttcaagcaaaacagaatttatttacaaacgAACAAAGGAAAAccaaatttagaataacataactatttgaaaacgcAACTTAACAAAGAactgttccaatttcctgcaacatTCCATGAACACACCCCTCAGCAAAAAGGTAacttcaaacacaggttcttacacgagagagatgtcagagagagcagATCAGCATGAATCTGTTTCTTTGTGTCCCCAGTAAAACACACCCAAACTTAGAAAAAAAACCCTGAACTCGGAGGACTGGCAACTCCCCTTTCATAGcacaagtgtttttttaaaaaaactgaaagcCTTTTCTGATTGTTGACTTAGGTAGCATCTATTTAAAGTTTATTAAAGTAGCCAATTCagacatttcagcacctctgcctttatgacccctcttgaaaaaaatcaaggacagaataACCTCATTAAAtcagcagcatcatcacacaccATCAGACTTGCCATGGACTACTCTTTTGAATCAGTCTCATTCTTGGGCActtgcatctccatcaaggatggacatcTCAGTACTTTActgataacctcacaatgctgcacttctctagcttccaaccTAAACATATTAAAGAAGCCATCCCCACTGACAAGCCCTGTGCAcacacaggatctgctcagatgaggaggaatctgaTGGATACATAAAGATTTTGAAGGACCCCCTCATAAGAATGGGATATATTGctcaactcggtaaaaacaaggactgcagatgctggaaaccagagtctagattagactggtgctggaaatgcacagcaggtcaggcagcatctgagaagcaggaaaatcaatgttttgggcaaaagcccttcatcaggaatagaggcagggtgcctgcagagcagagagataaatgagaggggggtgggcatggggagaaaatagcatagagtacaataggtgaatgggggtggggatggaggtgataggttagagaggagggtgggggaaggtaacaAAGcgtacaatggatgaatggggttggggatgaagatgataggtcagagaggatggtggagtggataggtggaaaggaagttaggacaggtcatggggacggtgctgagctggaagtttggagctggagtgaagggggggaaggggaaatgaggaaactggtgaagtccacattgatgccctggggttgaagtgttccaaggtggaagatgaggcattcttcctccaagcatcgggtggtgagagagtggtggtggaggaggcccaggacttgcatgtcctcggcagagtgggagggggagttgaaatattgggccagagggtggtggggttgattgatgcgggtgtcccggagatgttccctaaagcactctgctaggaggcgtctagtctcccaaatgtagaggagaccgcatcgggagcaacagatgcaataaatgatattagtggatgtgcgggtaaaactttgatggatgtggaaggctcctttggggccttggatggaggtgagggaggaggtgtgggcgcaggttttgcaattcctgcagtggcaggggagggtgccaggaagggagggtgggttgttggggggggcgtggacctgaccaggtagtcacggaggaaacAGTCTCCGCAGAAAGAGGAaataggtggggagggaaatatatccctggtggtggggtccatttggaggtggcggaaatgtcattggatgatgtggtttatgcaaaggttggtagggtggaagatgagtaCCAGGGGAGTtatgtccttgttacagttggaggagtggggtttcAGGGCAGAGGGgtaggatgtggacgagatgcgttggagggcatctttaaccacttgggaagggaaattgtggtctctaaagaaggaggctctctggtgtgttctgtggtggaattggtcctcttgggagcagatacggcggaggcagaggaattgggaatacaggatggatttttgcaggagataggatggaaagaggtgtaatccaggtagctgtgggagttggtgggtttgtaaaagatgtcagtgttaagtcattaatggagatggcaaggtccaggaaggggagggaagtgtcagagatggtccaggtgaatttaaagttggggtggaatgtattggtgacgttgatgaattgctcaacctcctcgcagaagcacgaggtggcaccaatgtagtcatcaatgtagcggaggaagaggtggggagtggtgccggtgtaactacgaaagatggactgttctacgtagccaacaaagagacaggcatagctgcggcccatacgggtgcccatggttaccccctttggaggaagtgggaggatatgaaggagaagttgttaagggtgaggaccagttcagccaaacgaatgagagtgtcggtggaagggtactgttggggacatcaggagaggaagaaacggagggcttggaggccctgtcATGGCGGATGAagttgtagagggattggatatccatggtgaagatgaggcgttggaggccggggaaacggaagtcttggaggaggtggagggcatgggtggtgtctcgaatgtatgtggggagttcctggactaggagggataggacagtgttgaggtaggtagagttgagttcagtggggcaggagcatgctgagacaatgggtcggccagggtggtcaggcttgtggatcttgggaaagaggtagaatcgggcggtgcagagttcccagactatgaggttagaagctgtgggtgggagatttcctgaggtgatgaggttctgtatggtctgggaggtgACAGTTTGGTGATGAGGGGTGGGGTCGTGGTTGAGGGGGTggcaggaggaggtgtctttgagttggcgtctggcttcagcggtgtagaggtcagtgcaccaaactcccgctgcaccccctttatctggtgttttgatggtgaggttgggatttcCAAATTATCACTGCACCACTCACTGATCACCAGTTCCAACATGCCACAGCGAAAACCTGCATCGGCCTCCTTAGAACCCAGACCCAGTATATGACCAATACACTACCCTTCATCTTCTAATACTTCAGCAGAGAGATATACCATGCTCTTTGCAGCCTTCAACATGCCATCGATGATGATGAACGTCTCACCttcaaacaaccaccaaacctgaAACAGACCATCATTCTGTATaactacccagccttcaggacaacatcgaccacaacaccaCACTACCCTGCCATGGCAACCTCTCCAAGTTATGTCAGATTGATATGGATACTACCATCACGGGAGGAACACTACCCATCCGTACATGGCAGATAATCAGGTGACTCAGCCAGTGTTGTTGaactcatacactgcaggcaaggatgccctgagacatGGTATATTGGTGAGAGCAAACAGACACTACGACAACAGGGTGAATGGACACTGTGCAACAATTGCCAGTCAGGAagattccctcccagttggagaacacttcaacGTTCAAGGACATTCAGCTTCTGATCTTTGGGAAGCATCCTCCAAGGCAGCcttcaagattcacaacaatgcagaatcaccgagcagaaactgatagccaactTCCATATCTATGAAGATGGCCTAAAATGTGACATTAGGTTCATTTCGCGTGACATGTTGACCCCACCACACTTTTGTATCTGTAAAATTTTCCATTCTGTCCTGTTTTGACATCATCGCTTtgataaattgttatgatctctctaccttagttagtttgtacagttttggattacttttCATTTTGGTTATTTCGGCATGGGACTCTTATCcatatcatgttattccagtcaaataaaaaccaaaagaactgcggatattGTAAATTAGGAGCAAGGGGAGGGTTTGCTGGGGGCAAGGGTGGGggctcagcagatctggaagcAATTGatatcagaattaatgtttcgggtcctgcTGGGCTTTTTCAGCATCTTCCATTTTTGTTCCAcgttattccagtcatttggtttgtctccaacaccactttgttttttttttctaattatCTCTCTGCTTCATTTAATCAGGTTACAGGTCATTTGGTTGTTATTCAGCTACAGACACTTTACTCACATCCTCTAACATCTTTGGCCATGTGCAGTGACTTATTATTTGACACTCCACTCaacaccatttgtatgatcttttgaccTCTCTGCCCATAAGTTCTATGTGCTtccctctcacttcacctgaagaaggggctaCCCTCCTagagctagtgcctccaaatcaacctgttggactatagcctggtgtcgtgtgatttttgactttgtccaccccagcggAACCCAGGCGTCTCCACATCATGGTCTCTTTGATTGTTTTGATGAGTTGTTCTTCAATCCTCCAAACTGCAGGGGTCGCCGAACTGAGCTGAGCATTAATTTAGTCGTTTAATTTAGTCCAATCAAACGACAGTTTAACGCTGCGTATCTTTTTAAAAATTGCGGTGGCAGTACGGAGTTGTTTCGTTAGTGATTGAGTGTTATTTATTTTTGTCGTAAGTCTGATAACTTGAATTTTAGAATGTGAGCGACTTGATCGAGCATATGTTTAAGTTTAGAAGGTTTTGTATTTTAGACCGCTTAATATTGTTTGAATTCAAGTAATTGGTAGTTGAGGGACAAACAATAGTTCGAGTGGTACATTATCGTGGTTGACATACTTTTTGTTTTTGTAACACTTTTACCAGCGATTAATTTGAGATTAATAACTTATTGAGCAGTATACCAAAAGTTCTAATGTagattcattaaattaaattaTATTCCTATTCTACTCCGGCTAAGTGAAAGCAGATAGTCACATGACTGAAATTCCTATGTTACCGGAAAACTCGAAGATGAGTTGCGATCGGTACCGTAAGTGAATAGAATTGTCATAAACGAGAAGTATCTTTCAACTTAATACGACTTGGGCTGATTTTTTTCGGTTGAATATCTTCTAAGGTGTACAACTCTATGGCTCTGTAAATGGACTCCTTGAGGAAAAGTCCATTGAACCTTCCTCTACTGAAGTAGTTGCATCAGAATTATGGCAAAATGACGCTGTTTTGCATGTCCCGCCAATAAGATAATGTTGATTCTTAACCAGTGAAGTTTAGTGTAGGgcttctttcccctctcctcttttcttctctctctcttccccctccctccccagttTTTGATTTGTTTTCACCCACATATTGAAACTTCCTCCTCTATTTTGTAATAGTAACCCCTTTCTTATGAAGCTACTTTACTGTTGCTTCGGTGTTGAGTTCTGACGTTTTTTCTCATATCCTTATCATTCGTCTTGTACGACAATGGCTTACAGTTTGGATTAGCCCGTGAACTAAGCGAAGGACCATCGCGAATCATAGCTGCTAGCGTAAGTAGCTAGTCTTCTCGACGCAGTCTCTTGCCTTGAATGTTACCAGTTATTTAGTATGGACGTATTTCACCAATATTTGCAAGTCTCTAAACTTGCAACGTAATGCTCAAGTTTAAATGTTTAATATACAACGAAGCTTACATTTCTGGGCTACATAGTTATCAATTATTATTTTTACAAAAACTTGATGAAAGCACTTTGTTTCGTTTTAGTGATCTGTAATTGATATGGCGGTGAGAATATTTGTCGAGAAGGAAAACGAGTTACTTAGTAACCATGCAAAGAACCATCCAAAGTTATTTTCTGGTTCAGGTAAATATGTCTAATTCAAACTTGTTTTTTTAATTGTTCACTTCAAGGTTTCATTAACTTCCTGTTAGATCATTAAAGCTGTAACCTAATGTAATTTTTGTACTTCAATTAGTGTATTAGGAGAGACATCGATCTTCACTTCCAACTCAAAATGTGTCCCAAGTTAGGGTGACTTTTTTTCTTGTGATGTGATAGTGTCCTTACCCCTGGACTAAAAGACTAGGCTTCAAGTCTTACCAGCtccagaggcctgtgaccagtggagtgccacaaggatcagtgctgggtctgctactttttgtcacttacttaaatgatttggatgtgagcataagaggtccagttagtaagttggcaggtgatgccaaaattggaggtgtagtgaacagcgaagagggttacctccgattacaacaggatctttgttaggtgggccagtgggctgagaagaggcagatggagtttaatttggataaatgtgaggtgctgtattttgagaaagcaaatcttagcaggacttatacacttaatggtaaggtcctagggagtgttgctgaacaaagagaccttggagtgcaggttcatcgctccttgaaagtggagtctcatttagataggatggtgaaggtggtgtttggtatgctttcctttattggtaagagcattgagcacaggagttggggtcatgttgcggctgtacaggacattgattagaccactgttggaatattgtgtgcaattctggtcgtcttcctatcggaaagatgttgtgaaacttgaaagggttcagaaaagacctacaaagatgttaccagggttggaggatttgagcttttgggagagactgaacaggctggggctgttttccctggtgtgtcggaggttgagggatggccttgtagaggtttataaaaatgagGGGCatgttaggataaatagacagtcttttccatggggttggggagtccagaagtagagggcataggttaaaggggagaggggaaagatatgagacctcaggagcaactttttcacgcagagggtggtatatgtatggaatgagctgccagaggaagtggaggttggtacagttgcaacatttaaggggcacttggatgggtatatgaataggaagggtttggagggatatgggctggttgctagattgggttgggatatctggccagcatagatgggttggaccgaagggtctgtttccatgctgtacgactctgAATCTGACTCTAAATGTGTAGTAAATCTCTGAACAGGATGATTAGAAACTGCTTTCTAACTGCTTCAAAATAGTGTATGAAGGCCCCAGGTGTTATAAATTGTTCTTGAATTGAAAGTTcagattttaattttaaaagcTCATTGTGTGGCATTAAGCCTTTTGAAATTCAATCTAGGATGTCCTGGATGATTACTTTACTGTGGCATTGTGACATTTTAAAGGATGACCAATAAGATCTTGTCTATTATATGCAAGCCAAAAACCTATACTATTACATTCACTCACTCTAGTTCAGTCAAAACTACTTCATCTTGTTTCAGCTCCAATTGAAACATCTTTACTACAGACTCCACGACCTGGAAAAGTGGTAACTACAACTCCTCACTTGCAACAATCTGCAAGAAAAGCTCTAGGGGATGTAAACTGTCCTTTGCGAGCAGGCGGTATACCTGGTCACTCTCTGAAAAAGAGACCAGATAAAATCCGCAAGAAGAAAACCAACACTCGGATCATAAATACTGCTAAGGTAGTTGACTGTGAAATGCTCAGTTTTATAGGTAACATGTTTTAACACTTGGGTTAGGCAAAAGTGGCTAAATTTTGAAGTTAAACTAAACCAGTGAGCAAAATTTTGTTTTAATCTTGCCTGTCTTGGTATAAATATAGTTTTGATGTACTGACTGGTTCCAGCACCATCTTGGAGGTAAGATGATTAAGTCATAGCAAATTACTACAACTGAGGAGTTCAAGTGTGAACTGCTTCAACCAATTCTTTTGTACAGGCCCTTACAGCTGCAATAAAAATAATTCTTGCTACATTAATATCTATTCCCATACTAACTAACAAATTTGTTTTGAGTTTTACTGAAACTGTCTCTTTATTGCTATTAGGTTTTTGGTGCATACAGTTCCACTATAAATACTGTCTTGAACTGAATAGTATAAGATCTTTCTAACTTTATTGAAACTAATTGTTAAAATTTTCTTTGTATGCCTGTGCAGGACATGAGGTTGCTTTAGGGAAGCTAAAATTTCCTACTTTTTCATTTCTAAAATGAGCAGGTGATGTGGTGCTagaaacagcacagcaggtcaggcacataAGGATCATGTCtgagcagaagagtcgacatttccttggatgctccctgacctgtgctttttccagtgccatactttattgattctgactctgcagcatctgcagtcctcgctatCTCCCTAGGTAATAAGGTGGTGTCTGTAGTAGCAACAACTGGAGTAGGACTTCCTTGTTGGAGTGAAATCTGTTTATTCACTGAGTTAGAATGAGTTCCTTGAATTGCACTTCTAGTGGTTTTCTTCTATCAAGTGTAAAACATTTGTCAGGGATGTAGATGAAGTCTGACATTTTCTTTCCCTTTTTTAAAGAAAATGCATACATTTTGTTTATATAGTATATTCTGATCATGTTGTATTCTTCAAGGTTTGCAAAAATTGAGACTTGGTTGTGCTTTTTGATTTTCTAGCATTAAGGTAGGAACAGGAACAAACAATCCAAAAGCAAGATTGAATTCTCTTTTTGGTCTTTGTTGTCTTGCGCATCCTTGGGCTGTGGGGGAGGCAGAAAACTGGGTAAATGTGCAAAACTAAGTTaaacttgatttggagatgctggtgctgggctggggtgtacaaagtcaaaaatctcaacaccaggttatagtccaataagtttaattggaagcacactagctttcggagcaccgttcCTTCATGTGCTGattggagcagcgctccgaaagctagtgtccaattaaacttgttggactaaacctggtgttgtgattttttaaacTGCTGAACTTTATCAGCTACAAAGCAGCTCTTGTGGTGTTAGTGTCCTACCTATTGTCCTGAACACCTGGGTTCAggccccacctgcttcagaggtgtgctATAACACATTAACTAGGCTAATTTAcaaaatgtggaggtgctggtgttaaactagggtggacaaaggtttaaaaaaaaaacctgttggactataacctggtttatgtggaagtacaagctttgactactgctcctttgtcagtagCTAGTGgggtaagatcataagacacagaattttatAGTAAAGATCAGTGTCACAATTAAACAATCTACGTTTGTCCAACACattgttttaaaaatcacaacaccaggttatagtccaacaggttttattggaagcacacttgctttcggagcgacgctccttcaggtgattagtggagggctcgatcgtaacacaggatttatagcaaacatttgcagtgtgatgtaactgaaattatacattgaaaaattgatttgtctgttaagcctttcatctgttggaatagtttcactactttcatgtgtaaatcacaaccagcatctccaaatcaacctagattgctgtgagtttttaatcacttagaatggggttgcaggttttggttcactaatgtaaaTTTTGTACTTCTTTAGAGTCACATTCCTGACCTCAAGCTTTTTTAAAGTGACTTctcagctcagacactgtattaaaggtaagGTTAGTCTGTTGCAGAGCATCTGTTGGGATGCAGACAGTGTTAGCAACCCCACCTCTGAGCCACAAAGCCTGTCTTCACTACTCTCCTGCTCAATGTCATGTTCCTGAACATGTTGACTTTAGAAAGTGTACAAGCTTTCAAGTTTGTTGGAAGTGCCTTAAACATTTGACTATAACACTTCTGATTTTAAGAACTTTTCCTTCCAGCCCACAGAAAAATCTTCCATTTCTGAACCACCAAAATGCTCTGAAAAGTCTGAAGACTATCCTGAAATTGAGACTTTTATTCCATATGATCCCCTTGGTAAGAAACAACTCTCTGAATATGGATTAATGAATTGTGAAAAATAAAACTTGTGCACTGATTAGAAAGTTCAATTTTTGGGTTGGAGGAGACTTTCTCCAATGGTCAGAGGTTTTGTGTAGtgcaagatgtttccattggataTATTGCAAACCAGATGTGACCAGTCAATTTACAACATTAAGTTTCTGTAAACTCCAAttctgaagggattgtgttttgaGGGAGTGGTTGACTGTGTGCTCTGTATCCCTTGTGTTCTGAACTTTTTTTGTTCCTCCCAATTTCCCCAAATTACTGAATAGCTTGTGAACATCAATTAAATTAGGCTTTTGTTATCTGTACAAGCATTGGGGTTTCTTAACTTAATTTCTAATTTGTGGTTGTGACTACAAGAGAAATTAACACCTAAGGGCTTAATGGAGAAGACAAATTAAACTTTTCTAGCCATAAATTGGGTCCAGTATCACCAGTATCCCTCCTAACATTATTACAAAGTGATATTAGATGTCTAAGACACTTTACAGATTTGTCTTATTGATTTATATTACAAAGTACTTCAAGGAATTACATTTTGGACCATAAGTCACTATTATAGATGCAACATCTGTCAGTTGTCTGTGTGAACATcctgattgagaaacaaactgaaACTTGTACAAATGTACACCCAAACAATTCAGCATTGATCTTCCCTACTAGTATGGACTCTTGCT encodes:
- the pttg1 gene encoding securin, which gives rise to MAVRIFVEKENELLSNHAKNHPKLFSGSAPIETSLLQTPRPGKVVTTTPHLQQSARKALGDVNCPLRAGGIPGHSLKKRPDKIRKKKTNTRIINTAKPTEKSSISEPPKCSEKSEDYPEIETFIPYDPLDFENFNVPKEHKLDHTCLAGLPLLCLEKEEALIEKVLNKIPSPPKWPSLLQEFSLFDFNPHADILAELDEVELPTIEDEL